A single Drosophila ananassae strain 14024-0371.13 chromosome 3L, ASM1763931v2, whole genome shotgun sequence DNA region contains:
- the LOC6493935 gene encoding probable methylcrotonoyl-CoA carboxylase beta chain, mitochondrial, with amino-acid sequence MIRLSALLRLPVASNLLRSQTRLLHVGEANVLPSEVDKQSAEYKENASEMGKLVSELRNFTSQVLTGGGQKAIDRHTARGKLLARDRINLLLDKGSPFLELSTLAGHELYGEEVVNSGGIVTGIGRVCGTECVVVANDATVKGGSYYPITVKKHLRAQEIAQENRLPCVYLVDSGGANLPRQADVFPDKLHFGRIFYNQANMSAQGIPQIAVVMGSCTAGGAYVPAMADESVIVKKQGTIFLAGPPLVKAATGEEVSAEDLGGADLHCKTSGVTDHYAVDDEHALHLARQIVSNLNLPSTNRYNDRLLHSSQLNFQDTSAQTVVEEPRYDPRELYGIVGPNLTKSFDVREVIARIVDGSRFTEFKKLYGETLVCGFAKLYGTSVGIVGNNGVLFSESALKGAHFIQLCAQRKIPLVFLQNITGFMVGRDAEANGIAKNGAKMVTAVACANVPKFTVIIGGSYGAGNYGMCGRAYSPRFLYMWPNSRISVMGGTQAANVLAQITQDQRKRAGKEFTEEEAQKLKAPIVEMFEAEGSPYYSTARLWDDGIIDPANTRQVLGLSLKAALNNSGHETKFGVFRM; translated from the exons ATGATCAGGCTGAGTGCGCTGCTGCGGCTTCCGGTGGCCTCCAACCTGCTTCGTAGCCAGACCCGGTTGCTTCACGTGGGTGAGGCGAATGTCTTGCCCAGCGAGGTGGACAAACAGTCCGCGGAGTACAAG GAAAATGCCAGTGAAATGGGGAAACTAGTATCAGAGCTGCGAAACTTCACCAGCCAGGTGTTGACGGGAGGTGGCCAGAAGGCAATAGATCGGCACACGGCGAGGGGAAAGCTGTTGGCCAGGGATCGCATTAACCTATTGCTGGACAAAGGCTCTCCGTTCTTGGAATTGTCCACTCTTGCCGGGCATGAGCTATACGGAGAGGAAGTCGTCAACTCTGGCGGAATCGTAACCGGAATAGGACGTGTATGTGG GACGGAGTGTGTGGTGGTGGCCAATGACGCTACTGTGAAGGGAGGCAGTTACTATCCCATTACTGTGAAGAAACATCTGCGTGCCCAGGAAATCGCACAGGAAAACCGACTGCCCTGCGTTTACCTTGTGGATTCCGGCGGAGCCAACTTGCCGCGACAGGCCGATGTCTTTCCGGACAAACTGCACTTTGGACGCATCTTCTACAACCAAGCTAACATGTCAGCTCAAGGGATCCCCCAGATCGCCGTTGTTATGGGCAGCTGCACGGCAGGAGGAGCTTACGTTCCGGCAATGGCCGACGAGAGCGTCATAGTGAAGAAGCAGGGAACCATTTTCCTGGCTGGTCCACCGCTTGTGAAGGCAGCTACCGGAGAGGAGGTCTCCGCCGAGGACCTGGGAGGAGCCGACCTGCATTGCAAGACCTCAGGAGTCACGGATCACTACGCAGTAGATGACGAGCACGCGTTGCACCTGGCCCGGCAGATCGTCAGTAATCTGAACTTGCCGTCGACCAACCGGTACAACGATAGATTGCTGCACTCCAGCCAGCTAAATTTCCAAGACACTAGTGCACAGACCGTGGTGGAAGAGCCTCGATATGACCCCCGCGAGTTGTACGGTATTGTAGGCCCCAATCTTACCAAGAGTTTCGATGTGCGGGAGGTTATTGCCCGCATCGTGGACGGCAGCCGCTTCACAGAGTTCAAAAAACTTTACGGAGAAACTCTAGTGTGCGGATTCGCAAAGCTGTATGGAACCAGCGTGGGCATTGTTGGAAACAATGGAGTCCTCTTCTCTGAGAGTGCTCTCAAGGGAGCGCACTTCATCCAACTGTGTGCCCAGCGTAAAATCCCTCTAGTGTTCCTGCAGAACATTACAG GTTTCATGGTGGGTCGCGACGCTGAAGCCAACGGAATTGCCAAAAACGGAGCCAAAATGGTGACTGCCGTAGCCTGCGCAAATGTGCCAAAGTTTACTGTTATCATCGGAGGCTCTTACGGCGCTGGAAACTACGGCATGTGCGGACGAGCCTACTCGCCAAGGTTCCTCTACATGTGGCCAAACTCACGTATCTCCGTTATGGGCGGCACCCAGGCCGCCAATGTCCTGGCCCAGATTACTCAGGATCAGCGGAAACGTGCAGGCAAGGAGTTCACCGAGGAAGAGGCCCAGAAGCTGAAGGCTCCCATCGTGGAGATGTTTGAGGCAGAAGGCTCTCCGTACTACAGCACGGCTCGTTTGTGGGACGATGGCATCATCGATCCAGCCAACACACGCCAGGTTCTGGGACTAAGTCTGAAGGCAGCCTTGAACAACTCCGGTCACGAAACAAAGTTTGGAGTTTTCCGCATGTGA
- the LOC6493934 gene encoding protein phtf codes for MKLDEIVEWYQKKIGTYDKQEWEKTVEQRILDGFNNVNLKNTKLKTELIDVDLVRGSTFPKAKPKQSLLTVIRLAILRYVLLPLYAQWWVKQTTPNAFGFILVLYLTQLLNWAIFVLHTSRLVPLGYDNASNSSLFAGRPAGDGEELTGDRTADKQAEEHADLLSALLIPCALSLLISLIHSQIVATNTATGSASGNSKNKIRRISMTNVSDKNSTREHRVRRRKKFFRIRQPEVEVSQPSSSTSLPVRRNVASVIDVISRPVTPTPITSSITTTCAIVPDPILPATPPPVVIKRTPAEETYLTTTAISSLPQVDEMDIDLNRQEGGAAPESPKKRNVNWHTPIQICATYEPGDQPSSSHIIVDEPADPEIGNRIQTPKPAYQTRRSIGEDDGFESLNGKSSSGEDNNHSPLPNASSAVPPVTTQSSQLRLRLNATTGEEKKVPTRGNESTTSCAESDECDDADHASGTASTCNQDCTTSATDWLGVTTNSEDCSYTSDMDHSDGTFKHAACSDEDPCELDITPTTILNPHSSLDRISCTIWDQRDAKKAQLSVLEIASCIIERVDSMGETNDYIYIGVVFSFLLSLIPVFCRLCEMTLGSDSEKASEISYFYVPQLLWEKSLASPSTLLGFAFGEARWERTVLALGFVQRLCLTLILFVIFAVAERTFKQRFLYAKLFSHLTSSRRARKSNLPHFRLNKVRNIKTWLSVRSYLKKRGPQRSVDIIVSAAFIVTLLLLAFLSVEWLKDSVHLHTHLTLEALMWSITIGIYLLRFMTLGQKIQHKYRSVSVLITEQINLYLQIEQKPKKKEELMVSNSVLKLAADLLKELETPFKISGLSANPYLFTTIKVVILSALSGVLSEVLGFKLKLHKIKIK; via the exons ATGAAATTGGATGAAATTGTTGAATG GTATCAGAAGAAAATCGGCACTTATGACAAGCAAGAATGGGAAAAGACCGTCGAACAGCGGATCTTAGATGGCTTCAATAACGTCAACTTGAAGAACACAAAGCTGAAAACGGAGTTAATCGATGTTGATCTGGTGCGCG GTTCCACTTTCCCGAAGGCAAAACCCAAGCAGTCTCTGCTCACTGTGATCCGTTTGGCGATCCTACGTTATGTCTTGCTGCCGCTGTACGCCCAGTGGTGGGTCAAGCAGACCACGCCGAATGCCTTTGGCTTCATCCTGGTCCTCTATCTCACCCAGCTGCTCAACTGGGCCATCTTTGTGTTACACACTAGTCGGCTTGTGCCGCTGGGCTACGACAACGCTTCGAACAGCTCCCTTTTTGCAGGCCGGCCAGCTGGTGATGGAGAAGAACTCACTGGCGACCGCACTGCAGACAAGCAGGCGGAGGAACATGCCGACCTGCTCAGTGCTTTGCTGATCCCGTGCGCCTTAAGCCTTCTCATCAGTCTGATCCACTCTCAGATCGTGGCCACCAACACGGCGACGGGCAGTGCGAGTGGGAATAGCAAGAACAAGATACGACGAATATCCATGACCAATGTTAGCGACAAGAACTCAACCCGCGAGCACAGAGTTCGTCGTCGAAAGAAATTTTTTCG CATTCGTCAACCGGAAGTGGAGGTGTCGCAGCCCAGCAGTAGCACCTCCCTACCTGTCCGCCGCAACGTAGCCAGTGTTATCGACGTGATCTCCCGGCCTGTCACCCCAACGCCTATAACTTCTTCTATTACAACAACCTGTGCCATAGTACCCGATCCCATCCTTCCAGCAACGCCGCCGCCCGTCGTCATCAAACGAACCCCCGCTGAGGAGACCTACCTGACCACCACTGCCATTAGCTCCCTTCCGCAGGTCGACGAAATGGACATTGATCTCAACAGACAGGAAGGAGGAGCTGCTCCAGAGAGTCCAAAAAAACGAAACGTTAATTGGCATACCCCTATCCAGATCTGCGCCACATACGAGCCGGGCGACCAACCTTCGTCGAGCCATATTATAGTGGATGAGCCTGCAGATCCCGAGATTGGTAACCGAATACAAACCCCCAAACCTGCCTATCAGACTCGGCGCAGCATTGGCGAGGACGACGGGTTCGAGAGCCTGAACGGAAAGAGCTCCAGCGGCGAGGACAACAATCATTCGCCGCTACCTAATGCATCTTCGGCTGTGCCGCCAGTGACAACCCAAAGCAGCCAGCTTCGTCTGCGCTTGAACGCTACCACTGGCGAGGAAAAGAAGGTTCCGACGCGCGGCAATGAGTCAACCACAAGCTGTGCTGAATCAGATGAATGCGATGATGCAGATCACGCGTCCGGCACGGCCTCCACCTGCAATCAGGATTGCACCACCTCGGCAACCGACTGGCTGGGTGTTACCACCAACAGCGAGGACTGCAGCTACACCTCGGACATGGATCACTCGGATGGCACGTTCAAGCACGCGGCCTGCAGCGATGAAGATCCCTGCGAACTGGACATCACGCCCACCACCATACTGAATCCGCACAGCAGCTTGGATCGCA TTAGTTGTACCATTTGGGACCAGCGCGACGCCAAGAAGGCGCAACTCTCAGTGCTGGAAATCGCTTCGTGCATTATCGAGCGTGTTGACTCAATGGGGGAAACTAATGATTACATTTACATAGGCGTGGTGTTCTCCTTTCTGCTCTCGCTCATCCCAGTTTTTTGCCGGCTATGCGAAATGACTCTGGGAAGCGACTCGGAGAAGGCCAGTGAGATAAGCTACTTTTACGTGCCGCAACTGTTGTGGGAAAAGTCATTGGCGTCGCCCAGCACCCTGTTGGGCTTTGCCTTCGGTGAGGCTCGCTGGGAGCGAACTGTGTTGGCCTTGGGCTTCGTGCAGCGCCTGTGCTTGACCCTTATCCTATTCGTCATCTTCGCCGTTGCCGAGCGCACCTTCAAGCAGCGATTCCTTTATGCCAAACTCTTTTCCCACCTGACATCATCACGGCGAGCTCGCAAGTCGAACTTACCACACTTCCGCCTTAACAAAGTGCGCAACATCAAGACCTGGCTCAGCGTTAGATCGTATTTAAAG AAACGAGGCCCACAGCGGTCTGTGGATATCATTGTGTCCGCCGCATTCATAGTCACGCTGCTCCTACTGGCCTTTCTTAGTGTTGAGTGGCTGAAGGATTCCGTACACTTGCACACCCACCTCACGCTGGAGGCTCTAATGTGGTCGATCACTATCGGAATCTACTTGCTACGCTTCATGACCCTAGGGCAAAAAATCCAGCACAAGTACCGCAGCGTTTCAGTGCTAATCACCGAACAGATCAATCTATATCTGCAGATCGAGCAAAAGCCCAAGAAGAAGGAGGAGCTGATGGTGTCTAATAGCGTGCTGAAGTTGGCGGCCGATCTGCTGAAGGAGCTCGAAACACCGTTCAAGATCTCTGGCCTCAGCGCCAACCCATATCTATTCACAACCATCAAGGTGGTCATTCTGTCAGCTCTTTCAGGAGTGCTTAGCGAGGTCTTGGGCTTCAAGCTGAAGCTGCACAAAATCAAGATCAAGTGA